In Gorilla gorilla gorilla isolate KB3781 chromosome 12, NHGRI_mGorGor1-v2.1_pri, whole genome shotgun sequence, the following are encoded in one genomic region:
- the LOC109023875 gene encoding eukaryotic translation initiation factor 1-like — protein MSTIQNLHSLNSFADASKGDDLLPAGTEDYIHIRIQQRNGRRALTTVQGIADDYTKKKPVKAFKKFACNGTVIEHPEYGEVIQLQGDRCKNIYYASSS, from the coding sequence ATGTCCACTATCCAGAACCTCCACTCTTTAAACTCCTTTGCTGATGCAAGTAAGGGTGATGACCTGCTTCCTGCTGGCACTGAGGATTATATCCATATAAGAATTCAACAGAGAAACGGCAGGAGGGCCCTTACTACTGTCCAAGGTATCGCTGATGATTACACCAAAAAGAAACCAGTGAAGGCGTTTAAGAAGTTTGCCTGCAATGGTACTGTAATTGAGCATCCAGAATATGGAGAAGTAATTCAGCTACAGGGTGACAGGTGCAAGAACATATATTATGCCAGTTCCTCGTAG